In Centropristis striata isolate RG_2023a ecotype Rhode Island chromosome 1, C.striata_1.0, whole genome shotgun sequence, one DNA window encodes the following:
- the LOC131968967 gene encoding reticulon-3-B-like, whose product MATAVDTPPVCRPRPRWRHQPARRGLNRRETEALQRGEEGEEMADSTSSSDSSSSNNSSSSLRHLTHSALQLIHWKEPKKSAVAFGLSLLVLVSIATLSVISVVSYLLLAGLCVTITFRVYKSVIQAIQKSDEGHPFRSLLERDISVSSESVRLLADQSLIHLNWFSIQTRRLLLVEDLVDSLKLAAVMWMMTYVGAIFNGLSILILADVICFTTPLIYQKKKEQIDQCMEMIRSRVEETLQKLQDKLPGAVKRTKAE is encoded by the exons atggCAACAGCTGTGGACACGCCCCCTGTCTGCAGGCCCCGCCCCCGATGGCGTCACCAGCCGGCCAGAAGAGGTTTAAACCGCAGAGAAACTGAAGctctgcagagaggagaagaaggagaagaaatggCGGACTCAACTAGCAGCTCTGACTCTTCATCATCCAACAACTCGTCTTCCTCACTCAGACACCTCACACACTCAG CCTTACAGCTCATTCACTGGAAAGAACCGAAGAAGTCGGCGGTGGCGTTTGGCCTATCGCTGCTCGTCCTTGTCTCCATTGCAACGCTGTCTGTCATCAGCGTGGTGTCGTACCTGCTGCTGGCCGGCCTCTGTGTCACCATCACCTTCAG GGTTTATAAATCTGTGATCCAGGCGATCCAGAAATCAGATGAAGGTCATCCATTCAG GTCTCTGTTGGAGAGGGACATCTCAGTGTCCTCTGAGTCGGTCCGACTGCTGGCTGATCAGTCTCTGATCCATCTGAACTGGTTCAGCATTCAGACCAggaggctgctgctggtggaAGACCTGGTTGACTCTCTGAAG CTCGCTGCTGTCATGTGGATGATGACATATGTTGGAGCCATCTTTAATGGACTCTCCATCCTGATCCTTG CTGATGTGATCTGCTTCACCACACCGCTCATCTACCAGAAGAAAAAG gaacAGATTGATCAGTGCATGGAAATGATTCGGTCCAGAGTCGAAGAGACGCTGCAGAA gctGCAGGACAAGTTACCTGGAGCTGTGAAAAGAACCAAAGCTGAGTGA